The segment CTTGAGCAGCTCCAGAATCTCCTTGGCCTGCCGGTGGAACAGCGGCTCTCCTCCCCATAAATACAGGCGGGACTGCGCTTCATCCGTCTCCTCCAGCAGCCTCTGGATCATTCCCAGATCCATATCCAGATTCTGCTCAGCGGTATCCATATCATGATGGTAGCCGTCTTCATTCCATTGATAGCAATGCTTGCAGCGCAGATTACAGCGGTTGGTCAGCTTGAGGGACATAATCTCGGGCATCACCGTCTTGAAGCCGGGATCATGCTTGCGTTCCCGGTGCGGGACCACCACATTCTTGATTGTACGTTTCAATGCCTCAAAGGACTGCTCGTCCAGGCTCACTCTACTGGTAGGCTGCATTAGATTCTCCCTCCAGCTGTGGATAATTGTCCGGCATAGCTTGCCGCATAGTCCGGGTATTGACCGCTGGCGGCTCTGAGATTATCTGCCAGCTTGCGAAGTTCATCATAATCATATCCTGACGCGGCCCACTCCCCGTAAGTGATACCGTAACCAAGCCCCACCCACAGATCACTGTTAATCTTCTCGTGCGAGCCGAAGGGATCGAGCAGCACCAGCGGTGTACCCGAAGCCAGGGAATCAATCAAAGCGCCGCCGCCCGGCTTGCTAATGACTGCGGAAGCCTGCCGGATGACTCCGTACATCCCCTCCCCGTAGCTCTCGCAGGGCGGAAAATGCCCGGTCCGGTTACCCGTTACCTCTGCAAACGGCGGAAAGGTATATTGCCCGCTGCCGTCCTTCGTCCAGGTGCGCCACTGCGGATCATTCATATAATAACGTCTGCCGCGGACAGCCCCGCCAATCTCCTGAATGCTGTAAGCGGCGATATCCAGCTCGTACCCCGCCGTCTCCAGCGCATCAAACTTCTCGCGGAAGGTTCCGATTCCCCAGCCGCCCCCATGAACGACCAGCCGTCCGTTCCGGGCCGCAGCAGGCAGTGCTTCCGCAGGTCCGGCATCAATGCTGCACAGAATCTCCTGCTTCCCGGGATCATACAGGCTTACTTCATGGTAGCCTTCCGCGTAACCCGGATTCAGTTTGCGGAGATTCTTCCACGATGGCGACAGGTCAGCGTCGATATACAGCAAATCGGCATATACAGTCATACCTGCCATCTCACGGTACCGGTCCATGACATGTACCCAGTGCCCGGACAAGACGATGAAGCGCTGCCGTTCCTCTTGCTTCCATTGCTCCAGCAATTGTTCAACGGCTGCAGGGTCAAGGCTGCTTCTTATATCGGACGGTATTTTCTGTGAGGTCAGGGCGACAGCAAAGCTCTGCTGGTATGCCCTGCGGCTGTTGTCTGTCTGCTCCTTTTTGTGGTCAGGCATTAAGGCCTCAAACACCTCAACCTCTGCCTGAAGGCCCATCGCTGTGAACTTCCGTTCCAGCAGCAGACCAGGGACATAGAAACCCAAGCCAAAGCCTGAGCATAGAATCGTCACGGTGTTATTCATTGGAGGATTCCTTTCTTTATCGCAGGATAGTATAGCCTGTGCGCAGGAGAGACTCGTCCAGCGTACGGATGAGGCTCTGCTTGCTGTCTTCACTCCGGTAAGTCAGGGCCGCATACAGCTTGCCCTTCGTGGAACCGGCAGCACGGGCGGGGTCCAGCGGCTGGAGCGCGCTTGAGGTCAAGGGCATCACACCTTCACCTGCCTCCAGCGAGAATAAAATCCCCGTCTCCTCCATCCGCTCCAGCAGCTCCTCATAATGAACTTTGCCCATAGCCGCCAGCGGCACCTGTATCAGACAAGTGTGCATGCCCTCCTGCTTGAACCGGCGGTCCACATGATGCTTAATCAGACTCATCGACTTGCGGGCATTGATCTCGACGAGAGGCGCCAGGCTTCCGTCACGCAGCTGCATCGAATCGACACATACTTCACCGTAATATCCGTCAGAGTACAGCTCACGGCCTATGCTGTGCATGGTCTCCCAGTAGCCTTCCTTGTCCAGCTTGTCCAGCAGAGACGGATGCGGGGAGTGGGATTCGCCGAAGGCGAAGCCCTGGTTCACCAGCTGCTGAACCGACAGCAGATTGATCCGGCCTTCCGGATCAATCTGAAACTGGCAGGAGAAGTCTGTCTCCCGGTCCAGCAGAGGCTCAAGGACAAACCGGATTCTTTTGCCCTGATTGCGGCTCGACTCCAGATACCCGGCCATCCGGCGCAGCATACGCTCGGAATCCACCAGCTGATTTCCTTTACCGGATACCCCATACTCGTCCTTGATCAGGAAGGCCCCCTTCTCCAGCAGCGCTTGTCCCGATTGCAGCAGCTCCTCCAGACTGTGGACCACTACCGCAATATTCGGCAGCCCGAGCCGGTCCCGCATGGCTGTAGAATAGCTCTTGGTATTCACTGCCCGTACAATCTCTTCATCAGGCAACGTGGGCAAAAGCTTGTACCGGCTAACCGCAGCCTGTGTCCCGGGAAGCACGGCAAAGGGCTCCAGCAGCGCTCCTTCCGGTATTAAGCGTTCCGGCTCCTGCCCGGCCTCCATCCGGCCCAGCAGTTCAAATACATTCAGCGCCGCCTGTGCGGGAGCAGACGCCTCCGCCTCCAGACTGAGCGGCCCCATGTTGGTGCTGAATGAATAACCGAGCGATTGCAGATAGTCATATTGTGCCCGGTTCATCCCCTGGCGGGTTAAGAGAACATCGCCGCTCCCGCAGAAGACAAACAGCATTTCATCCATCGCCTGAACGATAGCCAGCGCCTTCGCATCGGGAATGGCCGGCAAGGAGGCCAGATCCTCCTCCCGCCAGTACCGCTCCGACTCCAGGCTGCCGCAGTGCACAGCGTTCCTCATTGTACGGCAAGCCCGGCGACATAAGCGGAGAACCGGTCCACTGATTTCAGGTGCTCCAGATCAAAGGTGTCGAAATCTACCTCTATATTGAATTCATCCTCGACTCTCAGAATAAAATTAATGATCTGCAGGGAGTCAAGTGCGGCGTCCAGAGTCAGGTCAGAAGCTCCGCTGAGCGTCTGAAGCAAGCCTGGTTCCTCCTTGATTTCGGCGATAATCTCAATGACTTTCTGCTGCATGTGTCTACCCCTTTCAGGTTGCATAATTGGAATGAATAGGATGAATATACCAAATTTTAAGTTGTTAATATATGGTTGAATGCGCCAAAATATTGAGATATACTAGGGTGGATTCCAGTCATCCAACATAAGGAAGCAGGAAACGGAGGTTTGTTTATGGAAGCTTTTCCGCTATTTACGGGGGACTATTTATTCGACTCCTGTTCGCCCGTACAAATGCTCCTGACTCAAAAAACGGTCACTTCCGTACGTCATCAGCACGACTTCGTAGAGCTGGCCTACGTGGTTCAAGGGACAGGCATTCATCTGGCTGGCGAAGATAAAATGCAGGTAATGCAGGGGGATGTGCTCGTGATTCCGCCGGGGGTGTCCCATGTCTTTCATCCGCAGGATCTGAGCGGCGCGGAGCCGCTGCTGATCCTGAGTTGTATGCTAAGGCCCGGGCTTGGCAGGATGCTCAGTCAGCTGCCGGGGCCCTTGTCCGAAGAGGTCCGCAGGCCGCTGCTGAAGCTTCTGGAGGTGCGGCAATGGTTCGGATACAGGGAGAAGAACAAGGAAATTCTCTTCCTGCTCGGGCGGCTGCAGGGGATGCTGAATTCTGGCCTGCTCATGGATGAGCAGCGGCTATACCCGCCGCTGCTGGAGCTGGCGAAGCTGATTATGCCCGCAGCAGACGTCCCCTTCACCAGGCGCCCGGAGCCTCAGTATGACCCGCTGCATGATGTCATCCTATATATGATCAGCAACTATAGTGAGCGGATCACGCTGAATGAGATGAGCGGGCACCTCTCGATGAGCTCCCGCCAGTTCCAGCGGCTGCTCAAGAATAAGACCGGCAGATCCTACATCCAGATCTTCCAGGAGATCCGGATGAAATACAGCTGCATCCTGCTCCTGTTCACGAAGCTTGGCGTGCAGTCCGTGGCCCTTAAGGTCGGCATTTACGACATGAAATATTTCTACCGGCTCTTCCGCGAATTCAGCGGCATGACTCCCGCTTCTTATCGCAACCGGCTGCACAGCCACTCCAGCTCGGCGAAGGAGATGATAAGCAGTGTTGAACATTGCTCCTGTTAAGAGTACCCCATACCCTAAGCTGCGCAGCTGCATTGATGATTGCATCCAGTCTGTAGCGCAGTGGCAGAGCCTGGACAGCAAAGGCATGTACGGCGATGCCTGGCAGATGTTCCTGGATGAGCCGCAAGCCCCGGATCAGCCGCTGATTGAGCGGATCCGTCTGCCCCGGATCAATACCGGCTATTTGTCCGCGTACCATGGCCTTACCTTCAGTTATATAGAACGCACTGAACCGGCAATGGATAGAAGCCACATGCTTGACCTGCTGGAGAATCAGCTGTCCTCCGGCATGCCGGTTCTGGTCGGCTTCGATTCCTATGACTGTCCCTGGTGTGTAGTATACCGCAGGCTGCATACGAACCACGCCTGTCTTGCCGTGGGTCTGGACAGGGAGAAGAGCCTGATCTATCTGACGGATGCCTACTATGGCAGGGATCTTGAAGCGATAGATTTCGGCATCCTTGAAGGGGCCTGTCATTTCTATGCTTTATTCGGGCGGTGTGAAGTCTCCCGTTCCTGCTCCGACTGGCAGACCATCCTTCAGGAGGTACTTACCAGCCAAGCCCCGCTGGTTCGTCCGGATCAGGTGGGCGTCCAGCTCAGAGCGTATGCCCAGGCCTATCTGGAGACCGGGATTAAGGCTGATAACTCAGCCGAAGCCAGTTCAGCCTTCAAAATCTATGCCAACGCCCTGCCAATCAGCCGGATCCGGTTCAGCCAATTCCTGCAGCTGCTGGAGCGCGAAGGCCCGGCGCCTGCTCTCTCCCGGGCAGCTGAAGGCTACCGTCAGGCAGGCGAGAAGTGGGATCTGATCAATCAGTTCATGATTAAGGGGATGTACTCGGGCAACAAACCCGCCGCACGGGTGAAGCTTCACAGGAATATGTGTGAGATCATCCGCTTAGAGGAGCAGCTTCTGGAGGAGCTGGTGGATTTGGCGATGACGACGCAGCCTAGCAGATAGATTATCGTGTGAACCCTTGGTGTGTGATTGGTTACACAAAGAAGCAGCGGCCCCCAACCGGGAGCCGCTGCTCTACTTGTGTCACACTATCCTGTTATTCTGCTACTTGCGAACCGAGAGGACGAACCGCTCCAGCGCGCTTATATCCGTAATGCTCTGATTGCAGCCCTGATTATCCATACATACGTACTGGCCCACGGAAGCAAAATTATCTGCTGCCGCCAGCTCCGGCTTGGTCTTGACGGTCAGGAAGGCAAGCTCCTGCTGCCGGTTGCAGAACAGGCAGTAGCCCTTCTTATGCACCGGCAGCATCCGGCCTTCCACACCAATGAACTGCCCTTCATGCGGATAGACGATGAACAGCTTGTTTGTGGCGATGTCCACCCAGGCCAGATACGTGACATAGCGGAAATCAAATGACTGCAGGTCAGGCAGCTTCATCTTTTTATTCTTGGGAAACAGCTTCTGAATCTGCTTCAGTGTAATCGGCGGAAACGGCTCCAGATAAGGCTCCAGCCCGCTGGTATACTGCTGGAAGTCCTCGGCCTTCTCGAAGGTGGAGATTGCCCGCAGCATCTGCTCCTGCCCCTCGGTCAGTGAGGCGAAAGCCCCCGTCACGTTGAGCTCGGCGCTGTATCTTACGGTCTCCAGGACACGGCGGTCCGCTACCGAACGCAGTGTTTTCAGCACAAAATCCGCTTGTTTCTTAATATAATTATATTGATGGTTTCTAATAAATGTTGGTTTCACAGCTCTTCAGCCCCTTATTATGATTGATTACAGCAATAAGGTGCAGAGCCTGCGATTAGAAACGATAATATCTGTTTGGGCGATCAAGATTGTCCTGCCGCACCCCACGCAAAGTATCGCCCCGGATCAGGCTCTGCATGAGGACTCCCTAGCTAATGAGCAATTCGTTGCCATCCGTGTAACCCCCTATCAACTAACCTGACAAAAGTATAGCA is part of the Paenibacillus sp. FSL M7-0420 genome and harbors:
- a CDS encoding FusB/FusC family EF-G-binding protein; translation: MKPTFIRNHQYNYIKKQADFVLKTLRSVADRRVLETVRYSAELNVTGAFASLTEGQEQMLRAISTFEKAEDFQQYTSGLEPYLEPFPPITLKQIQKLFPKNKKMKLPDLQSFDFRYVTYLAWVDIATNKLFIVYPHEGQFIGVEGRMLPVHKKGYCLFCNRQQELAFLTVKTKPELAAADNFASVGQYVCMDNQGCNQSITDISALERFVLSVRK
- a CDS encoding UDP-glucuronosyltransferase → MNNTVTILCSGFGLGFYVPGLLLERKFTAMGLQAEVEVFEALMPDHKKEQTDNSRRAYQQSFAVALTSQKIPSDIRSSLDPAAVEQLLEQWKQEERQRFIVLSGHWVHVMDRYREMAGMTVYADLLYIDADLSPSWKNLRKLNPGYAEGYHEVSLYDPGKQEILCSIDAGPAEALPAAARNGRLVVHGGGWGIGTFREKFDALETAGYELDIAAYSIQEIGGAVRGRRYYMNDPQWRTWTKDGSGQYTFPPFAEVTGNRTGHFPPCESYGEGMYGVIRQASAVISKPGGGALIDSLASGTPLVLLDPFGSHEKINSDLWVGLGYGITYGEWAASGYDYDELRKLADNLRAASGQYPDYAASYAGQLSTAGGRI
- a CDS encoding AraC family transcriptional regulator codes for the protein MEAFPLFTGDYLFDSCSPVQMLLTQKTVTSVRHQHDFVELAYVVQGTGIHLAGEDKMQVMQGDVLVIPPGVSHVFHPQDLSGAEPLLILSCMLRPGLGRMLSQLPGPLSEEVRRPLLKLLEVRQWFGYREKNKEILFLLGRLQGMLNSGLLMDEQRLYPPLLELAKLIMPAADVPFTRRPEPQYDPLHDVILYMISNYSERITLNEMSGHLSMSSRQFQRLLKNKTGRSYIQIFQEIRMKYSCILLLFTKLGVQSVALKVGIYDMKYFYRLFREFSGMTPASYRNRLHSHSSSAKEMISSVEHCSC
- a CDS encoding acyl carrier protein — its product is MQQKVIEIIAEIKEEPGLLQTLSGASDLTLDAALDSLQIINFILRVEDEFNIEVDFDTFDLEHLKSVDRFSAYVAGLAVQ